In Longimicrobiales bacterium, the genomic window CTGGTCTGGTTTGCGATCGTGATATTGCCTTCCAGCAACCTCCTGATTCCCATCGCTCAGTGGATGGCCGAACGCTTCTTCTACCTCCCGTCAGTCGGCTTCAGCATGGTTGTTGCAGCTGCGTGGGTCGGTGCCAGGCGGCGCCTTTCCGAGTCACACGTTCGTGCAGCGGGCGCGGCGGCGATCCTCGTCGTGTTGCTCCTTTCGGCTCGTTCCTGGACTCGCAACGGAAGTTGGGTGGATACGGAGACCGTGATCGCGACGCTGATCGACGAACACCCTGAGGCCTTTCGGTCGCAGTGGTACATGGGGCGCCTGCTGTTCGAGCGAGGAGCCTGGGAAGAGGCCTTTGTAGCCCTCGATAGCGCGACAGCCCTCCAACCCTATGCGATCGAGATGCCGCTGGAGCGTGTGGAGTGGCTTCTGCGCCTGGGCCGGGCAGATGAAGCAGAGGCTGTTGTTACCGCACTGCCCTTCGGGCGGCACGCGGACCGTGAGGCGCACCTGACACGGGCCTTGGTTGCACAAGGCCGTCGCACGGAGGCGGACGCAGCGCTCGCTGCTGCGCGCCAAGCCTTCCCGACGAATGCCACACTCCGGGGGCTAAGCGACTCATTAGGAGCGTTGCCCCTGCCCGCCGACTCGATTCGCTAGCGCACCACTCACCCGTTGCCGTCGATCTGCTGCGGTCGTGACATCGAGCCCTCACGTAGCTCGAACAGCCGTTCGGGTCCGATCCGCAGAGTGGCGCTTCGGGTTCACGGCCCCCGTGTTGATGAAACCGGTCATCAACTCTCGGCCCATGTGTGCTCCGTGCCAGTGTGCGTCGAGTGTGCCGGCGCAGGCGCTCTCCTGCATCCAAGGGCCAGCGAGCTACGGCCACGTCAGAAGATCCGTAGGAGGTTGAGTGCACCGTAGACGAGAACAGTCCCGACAATCGTGGCCGCCGCGGTCATGGTCACGGGTTGTTCCGCAAGCAGGCGGCGGGTGACAGTCGCATCGTCCGTGAAGATCTTCCGAACGCTGTCGAACAGCAGGACTCCGACCACGAAGCCTGGCACCATCATCCACAAGACCTCCATTACTCCTCCCTTCGGTAGGGGCGCAGTGCACTTCACGCCCGCTGTACAGGTCAGTTTGGCTCGCAGGACACCCTCCGGCCAGGGCGCCTTGCTAGGTAAGCGCTCCGAATCCGCTTGATACGGCCAATCCCGCTGTTTGCAGTTCCCGTACCAAATCCCTAATACGGCTCGGCTCGGACGCTGGCCCCTCGCTCCATTGCGCAACGCGTACTGGATGTTGATCAGCATTTGGCTGGATGCGGTTCGCCACCCAAGGATGCGTCGAAGGTGAGACTCTGTAACGGAACACGGACCTGGACCGTCCACCCCTCCGCGTCTCCAACCGTAGAAGCCTCCCACACTGCGTCCCAACTCGAGTTCTCTCTAATCGGAGCAGATCTCGACTAAGCTCCCTCGGACAGCACCCCGTCGATCTCGATGTCTCCCTCCGCGACACCGGCCCTTGCCCGTTCGCGGACCTGCGCTGACATCGCGGGCAGCAGCACGGACCACGCCGCGAGGGCCGCCAGGACGAAGGCCGTTCGAGCCAGCGGTGAGCGCACGGGGTTTCAGCCCCCCGAAGGTTCTTCGCCTTCTTCCGGCAACTGAAGACTCCACACGAAGGCCGCCACCGCACGCACTTGTTCTTCGGTCATCGATGTCCCGCCTTTCGGAAGCATCGCAGAGGCAGCACCTCCACGGGCTTTGTCCGCCGGGACTCCGCGAGTGATCGTCGCGACGATCCCCTCATACGAGCCATCACTGTGCCACCATTCCGAATCCGCGAGGTTGGCACCCGCCCCTCCTGTCCCGTCGTAGTCGTGGCACGTGAAGCAGAAGCCCTCCTTGCCGAAGATGCCTCGCCCCTTTTCCACGAGTTCCGGAGTGACACCCTCTGGCCAAGCCCCCTCGGAAGGCGCACACGCCGACAGAAGGAGAACTGCGGTGGCAAAGAGAGCACATAGGCGCGGGGCCACGTAGCTATCTGTCCTCATCTACCCTCACCAAGATTGGTTGCCGAATCCGATGCCCCGTCCTCTAGGCTTTTCCGAACAGTACACTATGGCAGGCGCCGTCGGATTCGTCCAAGCCTCAGTAGAGACCTTCGCGCGTACCCCATCTTCGGAGAAATCCGAGGTTCTGATCGAAGGATCCACCACCAGCAGCTTCTTCCTCCATCGGCGAGCACCTGACGTGCGCGGCATACAGGCGCCGGGATTGCGGTGTCACGCCTTGTAACCGCATTTCCGCGTCCATATCCGTGAGGAGTCGATCGAGCCAAATGTGCATTTTTGACTCTGCCATAGCTGAACTTCGACGTTGCGCCGGGGCGCCTCCACGTCAGAACGCGGCGTCAAGCGCGAAGAACGACGGGGGGGTATGCTTTCGGACACCCCCGCCCTGGGACCGCCTCTGACCGGGTCAGGCATGGACCCGACGGTCCCCAGTGCCAATCACTTCTTGTGCACTACACACAGGATCGAGGGCCAAATCTGCTCATGGGGGCGAGGAAGCACTTCGCTGGCGCGAGCAGGCGGCCGGCGCGAATTTCGCAGGGACGGAGACCAAGCTCTCGCTTTGGTTCGAGCAGCCGACCGCAAGAAAGGACAACTGACCACATGCAGCTGCTCCACACGGCGCCGATCCCTGGCGAAGGCGGAAAACTGGGCCTCTATCAACGAGGCGCAGACTACTTCATCAAGATCGTAGGCGGTCAGGACCTGATGAATACGCGCGCCCACGGATCTGAGGACGCGTTGGGCGTGATCGCCTGCAAGGGGCTTCGAGACCAACCGGGGGCTCGTGTCCTGATCGGCGGACTCGGGATGGGCTACACGTTGGCGGCGGCCTTGAGGTCACTCCCCGCTGACGCGGAGGTTGTGGTAGCCGAGATCGTGCCTGGTGTCGTCGAGTGGAACCAAGGCGTCCTGGGGCCCTCTGCTGGGCGGCCGTTAGACGACGCTCGCGCGCGGGTGGAGATCCTCGACGTGACCGTGATTGTTCGGGGTCCTGGCGAGGGATTCGATGCGATCGTGCTGGACGTGGATAACGGTCCAGATGGGCTCACGCGCGCCTCGAATGAATGGCTGTA contains:
- a CDS encoding cytochrome c encodes the protein MRTDSYVAPRLCALFATAVLLLSACAPSEGAWPEGVTPELVEKGRGIFGKEGFCFTCHDYDGTGGAGANLADSEWWHSDGSYEGIVATITRGVPADKARGGAASAMLPKGGTSMTEEQVRAVAAFVWSLQLPEEGEEPSGG